One Gemmatimonadota bacterium genomic window carries:
- a CDS encoding cadherin domain-containing protein, with the protein MSLVIMVIALLSQTLSLAAEPSPDFDGNGVVDVSDFLLFVDAFGSQEGEEKYEAKYDLNSDGKIATEDLQSFVSSLGKDIQEPSSSNAVARAATNASSVAMYWVDNHQNGIQSAYLDGQNTHSLVTGLDSPVGIALDLSSNKMYWTDRGTDKIQRADLNGENIEDLVTDLSSPVGIALDLSSNKMYWTDRGTDKIQRADLNGENIEDLVTDLSSPVGIALDLSSNKMYWTDRGTDKIQRADLNGENIEDLVTGLVGPAGIALDVSGGKMYWVDNSTDKVQRADLNGENIEDLVTGLGVPWGITLDLSSNKMYWTDNGAKKIQRADLNGQNVKDVLRMEFGKPAGIVLGNSNSKLLNRVPVFTSRSPVARSIPENIPSEQPIGDPISATDADGDSLTYSLSGVDKDSFTIDARTGQIQTKEEIIYDYEKKNSYWVTVNANDGRGGRTASIVVKVTLNDVKEPPPLPPSNFTVIPDDRSLSIYYAAAVNKPGKPPIRGYHTEIRKGEEGTWGNRKTIYGRTNTSVYYYKLKVPQYRDPYLINGQLYQVRVRTWNTDGASDWSEPISGTPVYKPQKVKSELAQFQGEGDMASAEIDLSSFTGEGSRIILRRTAIPANISQEEIEGIFVEILEVDVSGVPSVSPHSGFTFTDLTSLFDIDLKALVSKRNVDIDDVLSEPVEICLSVPEDVFDPVMIYYDGSRRDWEMLEEQRVDGNVVCAFANRFSLFGVAEKVTLPPPPPPPPPPPPPPPPTLSMYWVSSVNKKIQRADRDGSNIKDVVTRMEVLTNLAIAGDKVYWTGYTGTVFNRQGKIQRADLDGSNVEDLITTGLKSPTDIALDVSGGKMYWTDSSRQKIQRADLDGSNVEDLITTGLSNPI; encoded by the coding sequence ATGTCCCTGGTAATTATGGTCATTGCTCTGTTGAGTCAAACCTTATCTCTCGCTGCGGAACCTTCGCCTGATTTTGACGGTAATGGAGTTGTGGATGTTTCTGACTTTTTGCTCTTTGTCGATGCGTTTGGGTCTCAGGAAGGTGAAGAAAAGTATGAGGCAAAATACGACTTGAATAGCGATGGCAAGATTGCGACTGAAGATCTTCAAAGTTTTGTTAGTAGTCTTGGCAAAGATATCCAGGAACCATCTTCCTCTAACGCTGTTGCGCGTGCTGCTACAAACGCTTCGTCAGTAGCGATGTACTGGGTGGACAATCACCAGAATGGAATCCAGAGTGCCTACCTTGATGGTCAGAATACCCATAGCCTGGTTACTGGCTTGGATTCGCCCGTTGGCATTGCGTTAGATTTATCAAGCAACAAGATGTATTGGACAGACCGTGGTACAGATAAAATCCAGCGTGCGGATCTCAACGGTGAAAATATCGAAGATTTGGTTACTGATCTGAGTTCGCCCGTTGGCATTGCGTTAGATTTATCAAGCAACAAGATGTATTGGACAGACCGTGGTACAGATAAAATCCAGCGTGCGGATCTCAACGGTGAAAATATCGAAGATTTGGTTACTGATCTGAGTTCGCCCGTTGGCATTGCGTTAGATTTATCAAGCAACAAGATGTATTGGACAGACCGTGGTACAGATAAAATCCAGCGTGCGGATCTCAACGGTGAAAATATCGAAGATTTGGTTACTGGATTGGTTGGTCCCGCTGGCATTGCTTTGGATGTATCAGGGGGGAAAATGTACTGGGTGGACAATAGCACGGATAAGGTTCAGCGCGCGGATCTCAACGGTGAAAATATCGAAGATTTGGTTACTGGATTGGGCGTTCCATGGGGCATTACGTTAGATTTATCAAGCAACAAGATGTATTGGACAGACAATGGCGCAAAAAAGATCCAGCGTGCGGATCTTAATGGTCAGAATGTGAAAGATGTTCTCAGGATGGAATTCGGAAAGCCTGCGGGTATTGTACTTGGAAACAGCAATAGCAAGTTGTTGAACCGCGTGCCAGTATTTACGTCGAGGTCTCCTGTGGCACGCTCAATACCTGAAAACATCCCGTCGGAGCAACCGATAGGCGATCCCATTTCTGCGACAGATGCGGATGGAGATTCCCTTACATATAGCTTGAGCGGTGTAGATAAAGATAGTTTTACTATTGATGCACGCACGGGACAGATTCAGACAAAGGAAGAAATAATCTACGACTATGAAAAAAAGAATAGCTACTGGGTTACAGTTAATGCAAATGATGGTCGAGGTGGTAGAACCGCGAGTATTGTGGTGAAGGTAACCCTCAATGATGTGAAGGAACCACCACCCTTGCCACCGTCGAATTTTACGGTCATTCCGGACGACCGGTCTCTCAGTATCTACTACGCGGCGGCAGTCAATAAACCTGGTAAGCCTCCTATACGAGGTTATCATACCGAGATTCGCAAGGGTGAAGAAGGCACATGGGGAAACCGGAAGACCATCTATGGTCGCACTAATACGTCTGTTTATTACTATAAGTTAAAAGTTCCCCAGTATCGCGATCCATACTTGATCAATGGTCAATTGTATCAGGTTCGAGTTCGCACCTGGAATACGGATGGTGCAAGCGACTGGTCTGAGCCAATTTCAGGTACGCCAGTCTATAAGCCGCAAAAAGTGAAATCGGAACTTGCACAATTTCAGGGTGAGGGAGATATGGCAAGCGCGGAAATTGATCTCTCGAGTTTCACTGGTGAAGGGAGCAGAATCATTCTCAGGCGAACGGCTATTCCTGCTAACATCTCTCAGGAGGAGATTGAGGGGATCTTTGTAGAAATCCTCGAGGTTGACGTTTCCGGTGTACCGTCTGTTTCCCCTCATAGCGGGTTTACCTTTACCGACCTTACATCGCTTTTCGATATAGACTTAAAGGCTCTGGTCAGCAAGCGAAACGTTGATATCGACGATGTGTTGAGTGAGCCTGTGGAGATTTGTCTGTCTGTGCCAGAGGATGTTTTTGATCCGGTCATGATCTACTACGATGGGAGTCGCAGAGATTGGGAAATGCTCGAGGAACAGCGTGTGGATGGCAATGTGGTCTGTGCATTTGCCAATAGGTTTTCACTCTTTGGGGTTGCAGAGAAAGTCACTCTTCCGCCTCCGCCTCCGCCTCCACCTCCGCCTCCACCTCCGCCTCCGCCTACACTGTCGATGTATTGGGTGAGTTCTGTGAATAAAAAGATTCAGCGAGCTGATAGGGATGGTAGCAATATAAAAGACGTCGTTACGAGAATGGAGGTGTTAACAAACTTGGCGATTG